The window TGCGAACGAAGAGCTCGCCGAGCGGGGAGAGAAGCTCTTCCAGGAGAAGGGCTGCTCCGCCTGCCACGCCTTCGGCAAGCGCAGCGCCGGACCCGATCTCGCCGGCGTGTCGATGCGCCGCACCGCGCGATGGATGGAAAACCAGATCCTTCACCCCGACGTGATGGTGAAGGAGGACCCGATCTCGCGCGCCATGTTCGGAGAGTTCGCGCTCCAGATGCCGAACCAGGGGCTCACGCCCGAAGAAGCCAAGGCTGTCATCGAGTACTTCAAGCACCAGGACCAGGAAGCGGACGAGGACTGACCGCGTAAAGGAGGCGTACGTCATGAAACGCTGGATCGTCACAACTGTGACCGCACTCGTGCTGGCCGCGGTCGCCCTGTCGCTCGGCTGCGCCGGCTCCGGAT of the Candidatus Eisenbacteria bacterium genome contains:
- a CDS encoding cytochrome c, which encodes MNVLVRGLLLAALAAAMGCGGSKSADEGKDEARASTGGSGASASASKFDQGPRAGESAANEELAERGEKLFQEKGCSACHAFGKRSAGPDLAGVSMRRTARWMENQILHPDVMVKEDPISRAMFGEFALQMPNQGLTPEEAKAVIEYFKHQDQEADED